The sequence below is a genomic window from Oscillatoria salina IIICB1.
TAAGCACGTACTGACAACTGTAGTTCTTCGATCGGAATTTGACGGGCTTCATTATCCTTATCATCGTCTTCTTCGTCAAGCTCTTGAATGTTGAGATCCTTAATCGGGTTAAACAAATCAACAACAATACCTGCTGCTTGCGAAAGAGCTTCATCTGGCTTTAAACTGCCATTAGTCCAGATCTCCAACGTTAGTCGATCTTTTGCTAAAGAACCATCGGCAAGTGTATCTTCGACGCTGTAATTAACCTTAGTAACAGGCATAAATACCGCATCAATTTGCAGGAAATCTAAAGATGTAGTTTCATCCCTGCCTCGATCTATGGCTCGATATCCTTGACCTTTTTCAATGCGAAACTCCATTTCCAGTTTGGCATCTTCGGAAAGAGTCGCTACATACTGGTTCTGATCGACAACTTCTATTTCTGAGGGGAGATCGAACTGAGCCGCCGTTACTGTACCGGGTCCTGTTGCCACGAGCCGACCAATTTGAGGTGTCGAGCTATAACTTTTGAAGACAATCTCTTTCATATTTAAAAGGATTTCTAAGACATCTTCTCGTACCCCTTTAATGGTCGCAAATTCGTGACTTACTCCCGCAATACGGACGGCTGTCACTGCGGCACCGTCCAGATTAGATAATAAAACCCTTCTCAAGGCGTTCCCAACTGTCGTGCCTTGACCGCGATCTAGAGGTTCTAGGACAAATTTGCTATATTGACTTTGATTCTTGTTAGTCTTGGACTCGACACACTCAATTTGAAACCCCACAGAGTGACCTCCCTTGTTCATAAAACCTCACCGTAAGTTGCAAGGGATTTTGCTGTTACCCTTGCCCAGTGAGAAGAATATTCGTGCTTTTGAGTTACGATCCTCGTTGCGCTGCGTTCGCTACGCGCTTTGCCCTTCGGCGCAGCCATCGCTACTTTCACAGAAAGAATTTTTGTTTACCTTCGCTGAACGAGCAGCTATAAGTTAATTCCAGCAAGGAGCTTGCCCTTGAATTCTTCCTGCTTCCTGCAACGATTGCTCAATTACACTCGACGCCGCTTCGGGGGGCGGCAACCGTTATGTGGTATCGGTGTTACATCGCGAATCAGGGTTATTTCTAATCCAGCAGCTTGTAAAGCTCGAATAGCGGTTTCTCTACCTGCTCCTGGACCGCTAACCATTACTTCTACTTGACGCATTCCTTGTTCAATTGCCCGACGTGCTGCACTGTCTGCTGCTGTCTGCGCGGCGAAGGGAGTACCTTTTTTTGCTCCTTTGAAGCCACTCGAACCAGAAGATGCCCAGGATATTACGTCACCTCTGGTATCGGAAATTGTGACAATTGTGTTATTAAATGTGGAGGTAATATGAGCTACTCCGTTGGGAACATTGCGTTTTTGCTTTTTTGCACCACTTTTTTTTGTTGGTCGCGCCATCTTGTTTTACTTTGAGATAGTTCAACTAATTTGAGTTACCTTAATCTGGTAGTTCTCTTTATTTATTTGCTGTCCGCTTTAAGCTATTTAGCGAAACGGAAAATTTTTCTGCTGGCTGCAATTGTGACTTGACAGATATTACTTCTGAAGTCTTTGCCTAACCTATTTCTTGGCTGCAGCTTTTTTCTTGCCAGCTACTGTCAGTCGTCTACCCCTACGGGTTCGAGCATTAGTTCTGGTTCGCTGCCCCCGCACTGGTAAACCGGAACGGTGACGGCGACCGCGATAGGTTCCTATATCAACTAAGCGCTTAATATTCATCGATTCCCAACGTCTCAAATCTCCTTCGACTTGATACTTACTCTCGATGTGCGATCGCAAAGTTGCTACTTCTTCGTCAGTTAAATCTCGTACTCTTGTATCTGGATTAATACTTGTGTTCTCCAAAATTTCTTGAGAACGAGATAAACCGATACCGTATATATAAGTCAGACCTATTTCAACACGCTTGTCACGCGGCAGGTCTACTCCACTAATCCGTGCCACTCTCTTTTCTCCCTAATCAGCGCTGTTTTCCTACTAATTTTTCTCAGCTCATCAAACTAATCATTGATTCGCTGTTTACTAGCCTTGGCGTTGCTTGTGCTTTGGGTTTTCGCAAATCACCATGACTCGACCGCGCCGTCTGATGACGCGGCATTTTTCACAAATTTTTTTTACTGAGGCTCGAACTTTCATGCTTTTTCTGGCGACGCTGCAAACATTGCATTATATCAGTTTTTGGGCGTTTATTTCTATAACTATAACTATTTACAAATTTTCAATAGCTACTCTTTAGTTATACTTATTTCTTTCTCAAACGATAAGTAATTCTTCCTTTACTCAAGTCGTAAGGAGTCAGTTCTACTTTCACTCGGTCTCCGGGCAAAATTTTGATGTAGTTGCGACGGATTTTACCAGAAATATGAGCGAGAACTTTATGTTCGTTATCTAGCTCTACGCGAAACATAGCATTAGGCAGTGATTCTGTCACCGTGCCTTCCATTTCAATTAAATCTTGTTTAGCCAAGTTTGTTAACCCTCCATTGCGAATAAGACGCGAATTTAAGTTATCTGAGTTTAGTGACTATCATTCTCGTCTTGGATTTTGTTGAGTATTTGGTTTAATATATTTTATCAAAAATTTACTAAATTCAACTAGCTACACAAAAACCCTATTATAATGATACTCGAAAAAGAAATCCAGAAAAAGGCAAACTTATTAAGTAAGTCTCGATCTGGCTAAGTATTCCTGTCGCTTACAACTAACTTTTTTCAAGAGTTATCAAGAAGCGATCGCCTCTAAGAGAGACTCAGTTACTTGTTCGGGATGGCGATCGCCGTCAATTGACTGCAACAATTGGCGCTGACGATAAAAATCGATCAAAGGTTCTGTTTGCTCGCGATAGACATCCAAACGCCGACGAATTGTTTCTTCAGTATCATCGAGACGACCTCGTTTAAGCAGTCGTTCAACCAAAACTTCATCCGGTACTTCTAAATTCAACACCCAATCGTACTTTTGACCCAAGCCTGCCAAAAGTTGTAACAAAAACTCAGCTTGAGTTACATTCCGAGGAAAGCCATCAAGAATCCATCCTTCTCGAGCATCGGATTGACTCAAACGTTCTCGAATCAAATCCAAAATCAATTCATCAGGTACAAGTTCCCCAGCATCAACATACTTTTGAGCCTTTTGTCCCAAGAGAGTATTTTCCTTAATCGCATTGCGTAGAATTTCCCCGGTTGAAATATGAGGAATTTCTAACGAACTCGCCAAACGTCCTGCCTGAGTACCCTTCCCTGCTCCCGGCGCTCCCAAAAAAATTAATCGCGTCACTCCTTCTTTTACACAGCAACCAAAAGAAGCAAAAGTAAAAAGAGCTAAGGGAAACATCTTTTTACTTTCTACTTCCTTAATGCGTGTCCTCCAAATTAATTATGTACAAAAAACATTTTTCAATTACTGCTTGACCATTCCTTCATAGCGCTGGGAGATCACGTAAGTTTGAATTTGTTTAGCTGTATCGATCGCCACACCCACCAAAATCAGTAAAGAAGTAGCACCAAAGCCTCTAAAGGTAGCGACATTAGTAGCACTTTCTACTGCGGTAGGTACTGTTGCCACAATACCCAGAAAGATTGCACCTAAAAAAGTCAAACGATTTAATACTCCCTCCAGATATTCGCTAGTAGCCTTACCAGGGCGAATTCCGGGAATACTAGACCCCATCTTTTTCAAATTTTGCGACATATCGACGGGGTTAACAATTAAAGAAGCGTAAAAGTAACTGAAGAACAGAATTAACAGCAAATAAGTCACCAAATAAGGCCAATCACCAGGTCTTAAAGCATTGGCTACTCCCACCAAAACTCGATTAACTCCTGCCAGAAAACCTGTACTTTCTTCAGGACTAATAAATCTAGCGAGAGATGAAGGTATAATCAAGACTGCTGAGGCGAAAATAATCGGCATCACACCACCTTGATTAAGACGCAAGGGCAAATAAGCAGTCCTTTCGCGATAAAGACGACGCCCTACTTGACGACGAGCAGAAATAATCGGGATGCGGCGAGTTCCTTCTTGGACGAAAACGATGCCGACAATCATCACTAAGAAAACCAAGAGCAAGATTACCACTTGAGCTACGGTTTCTCTACCCCCTTGTTGAGCAAACTCAATGGTCTGACCTAGAGTTCTTGGTAAAACTGCGGCGATGTTGACGAAAATTAGTAACGAAGCACCGTTACCAATTCCTCGCTCAGTAATCAACTCTGATATCCACATCACGAACATCGAGCCAGCAGTTAGTGCTAAAACTGTTTCAATCACAAACCAGAGTCCGGGATTAACCGCAAAAGGTCTGAGTAAACCGACTGTAATCGCCGTACTTTGAATAATTGCCCAGCCTAGTGCAACATAGCGAGTAATCTGAGAAATTTTTCTCCGTCCCGCTTCTCCTTCATTTTTCTGCAAATTTTCTAAGGCGGGAATTGCAGCAGTGAGAAGCTGCATGATGATTGAAGCATTAATGTAAGGTAAAATGCCCAGAGCAAAAATACCCAAGGCAGAAAGACCGCCTCCTGTAAAAATGTCCAATAATCCGGTAATCGGACTATTCTGAAGCTGTTCGGCAAACCTAGTGCGGTCAATTCCTGGTACGGGTATAAAAACGCCGAACCTGACTAAAATTATCAAACCAACGGTGACAAGCAGCCGACCTCGAAGCCCGGCAGCTTGTGCCATTTGCATAAAAGTTTCTTGAGCCGTTGGTGTTTTTTCTCGACTAACTACCATAAAGGGCTACCTCTAGAAAGTTGGCAGGGAGCGTAAGTTGCGAGGTTTTCCCCATCAAACTGCAACTTCCTCAATTGGAACTTGAGGAGCGAATTGCACCGAACCTTGTCCGTACCTAATGGTTAGATAATTATCCATAGGTAAACCGAGGTTCGAGCCGATCGCGTCCTAAGCGATCGCTTCGCAACTGCCACCAGCAGCCTCTATTTTTTTGCGGGCGCCAGCAGTAAAAGCCGCAGCTTTTACCTGAAGGGGAACGTTTAATTCTCCATCGCCGAGAATTTTCAACGGTCCATCATTGCTGGTAACGATACCCCTTTCCATCAAAGAGGCGAGGGTTACTTCTGTGTTGGCAGGCAGCGATGCTAACTTACTTACATTAATCGTAGTGTAACGGCGTTTGTTAACTACAGTAAAGTGTTTTAATTTAGGAATCCGGCGATACAGAGGCATTTGTCCGCCTTCAAAGCCTGGTTTGGTTCCGGTACCTGAGCGAGATTTTTGTCCCCGCATACCTTTACCACAACTAGCGCCTTGTCCGGCAGAAATCCCGCGCCCAACGCGGCGAGGGCGCTGTTTTGAGCCTTCTTTTGGTCCAATATTATTAAGTCTCATAATTTTCTTCCCATCTGCACAATATTTGCAGGCAAAAAAGTTTCTCCTAAGCGTAAAGCTTTTCGACCGAAACTCCTCTTTCTTCTGCTACTTCGGAAAAAGTACGGATACTTTCTAAAGCATCAATTGCTGCTCTAGCGTTATTTAAAGGATTATTAGAACCTAGTTGTTTGGCGAGAATGTTTTGCACTCCCGCAAGTTCTAAAACTGTCCTCACTGCACCCCCGGCAATTACACCTGTACCTGGGGCTGCGGGTCGCATCATTACCTTTGCTCCTCCGGAAACCCCACTTGTGGGATGAGAAATCGAGTTCGCTTTGGTGAGGGCAATATCGATCAGTTGTTTTTTGCCATCAGCAACACCTTTGCGGACAGCACCAATTACATCACTAGCTTTACCCACACCTACGCCTACTTGACCTTTTTCATTGCCAACGACGACGATCGCGCGGAAGCTAAGTTTTTTACCGCCTTTAACAACTTTACTAACGCGGCGGATTTGAATCACCCGCTCTTGCCAATTAGTTTCTTTTTCTTTAGCGCGGCTACTTTTGCGACGTTTTGCCATAATTAAATTCCTTTTTCTGACAATCCATAACTAAACTTAAAGTAAAGATAGATTAAAAATCTAATCCTGCTTCACGGGCAGCTTCAGCTAGAGCTTTAACCCGACCATGATAAATGTTACCGCCGCGATCGAAAACTACTTTTTTAATTCCTTGGGAGAGCGATCGCTCGGCGACTAATTTCCCCACTGCCGAAGATGCTTCACAAGTAGCGGCTGATTCCAATTGCGCTCTCAACTCTGTATCCAAAGTTGAGGCTGCTGCTAAGGTATGTTGCTTGGTATCGTCAATCACCTGAGCATAAATGTGCTGATTAGAGCGGAAAACAGATAATCTGGGGCGCTCTGACGTACCATTTACTTTTTTGCGTAACCGCCGATGACGGCGCTGAACTAATTCTTTGCGAGTTAACTTCATTTTTACTTCTTACCTGCCTTACCAGCTTTACGTCTCACCATTTCGCCTGCATAGCGAATACCTTTACCTTTATAGGGTTCTGGAGGACGAACGCCACGAATTTTCGCGGCGACGTTACCAACCACTTCTTTATTAAACCCAGTTACAATTACTTCCGTATTTTTTTCTACTGCCACGGAAACGCCTTCGGGCATTTCTATTTCTACGGGATGACTATAACCCACAGTTAGGATCAGTTTTTTCCCCTGTGCCTGCGCCCGATAACCGACACCTTGGATTTGCAATCGTTTCTCAAATCCTTTGGAAACACCTTCAACCATGTTATTTACCAAGGTGCGGGATAAGCCGTGACGCTGGCGAGCAACTCTCGAATCATCCCGTCGCAAAACCCGCAGGGTTTTATCTTCTTGCTCTACTTTAACTTGAGGTGGCAGCACCCGCTCTAATTGACCCTTCGGTCCTTTAACCGCGACTTTTTGCCCATCGATTTCCACGCTTACTTGATCGGGAATTTCAATCGGACGCTTGCCGATACGAGACATAATTAACTACTCCTTTGTTATTTGTTGTTTGCCATTAGTTCCTCTCAGTTACTGTTATTTTTTTAGTAACTAATGACTAATAACTACCAGACATAGCAAAGTACCTCGCCACCGATGCCCTTGCGTCTGGCTTCCCGGTCTGTCATGATGCCACTAGATGTAGAAATAATTGCAATCCCAATTCCACCTAAGACACGAGGCAATTCTTTGCGGTTCGAGTAAACTCGCAATCCCGGTTTACTGATTCGCTTGAGTTTTTTGATAATTGGTTGGCGGTTATTTCCCTTATATTTTAGGTAAATAACTAAATTCTTTTTAATTCCTTCGCCAACTTCTTCAAAATCACTAATAAAGCCTTCGTCTTTAAGAACTTGGGCAATGCTGCGCGTCATTTTTGTGGACGCTACTTCTGTAGTTAAGTGTCTCACCAAACAAGCATTGCGTATGCGGGTGAGCATATCGGAGATTGTGTCGTTCGACGCCATTATTGCCTTTTTTCCTTCCTAAATAATCAATAACTAACTACCTCGAAACGGCATTCCCATTTCTTTGAGTAACGCCCGACCTTCTTCATCAGTATTGGCAGTAGTAATAATGGAAACATCCATACCGCGAATTTGATCGATACTGTCGTAATCTATTTCGGGAAAAATGAGTTGTTCTCTAATGCCAAGGCTATAGTTTCCATGTCCATCAAAGCTTTTCGGGCTAACGCCACGAAAGTCTCTAATTCGAGGCAAAGCTAAATTAATCAATCTATCGAGAAAAGCGTACATCCTGTCAGAGCGTAAAGTAACCATTACACCTACAGGCATCCCTTTACGAATTTTGAAACCAGCGATCGCTTTTTTAGCTCTGGTAACGACTGGTTTTTGTCCGGTAATTGTTGCTAGTTCGCTCAGTGATGATTCTAGAGCTTTAGCGTTTTGATGTGCTTCCCCTAAGCCTCGATTAACTGTGACTTTGACCACTTTAGGAACTTGGTGAATGTTCGTGTAACCAAATTCTTCTTTCAGCTTGGGAACAATAATTTCTTGGTAAGTTTGTTTGAGTTTTTGTGTCATGATTCCTACTGCTTTTCCCTGGGCTTGGTCAGGGAACTAGGGTTGAGAATTATCCCCAGGTGAACTAATTGTATTTTAGTCAATTATTTCGCCTGTTTTTTTGAGCATTCTTACTTTCCGACCGTCTTCGGTAAAGGTATAGCTAATGCGACTAGCAACACCTTCTTTGTCGGAATAAAGCATCACATTAGAACTGTGAATTGGTGCCTCAAAGGTAATAATTTGACCTGTTTCTCCTTCTTGACGAGGTTTCACGTGCTTAGTTTTGACGTTGACTCCTTCGACGACTACTTTGCTGGTTTTTGGTATTGCCCGCTTAATTATGCCGACTTTACCTTTATCTCGACCAGCAATTACTTGCACTCGGTCGCCTGTTTTAACGTGCATTTTGTAGCGTTTGGGTTGTTGCTTTTTCTTGGTTGCCATTAGATGACCTCCGGTGCGAGGGAAACAATTTTAGTAAAATTTTTATCGCGCAGTTCCCGCGCTACAGGACCGAAAACCCGCGTTCCACGAGGATTGCCGTCGGCATTAATAATCACCGCAGCATTGTCATCAAAGCGAATGCTCATACCACTTTCGCGGCGCAAACTTTGACGAGTACGGACGATGACTGCTCGCACCACATCTGATTTTTTTACTCCCATATTGGGAATAGCGTCTTTGACGACGGCGATAATCACATCGCCAATACCGCCATAACGACGGTTGCTCGATCCTAAAACGCGCAGGCACATTATTTTGCGAGCGCCACTGTTATCAGCAACGTTTAGGTAAGACTCTTGTTGAATCATTTCCGTAAGTAAGCTTTGTAGGGGTGATTTATTTTTTTGGTTCTCAGTAAATTACTGGCATCGCGATCGCCAATTTTAAGTTTGAGAACTACTACTAATAATTTCTGTAACTGTCCACCTTTTGGTGCGGCTCAAGGGTCGAGTTTCGCGAATGCGGACGCGATCGCCTTCTCGACATTTATTTTCTTCGTCGTGTGCTTTATATCTTTTGGTATTGACGACGATTTTGCCGTATTTTGGGTGAGGAGAGCGGTTTTCGATGGCAACAACGACGGTTTTATTCATTTTGTCGCTGACTACAAATCCCACTCGTTCTTTTGCTGGCATTTGCTTTTACTCCTCTTCTGGTGCTGTGGATGCTGGGGACTCTTGAGTTGTCGTTGATTTTGCTGACGACTCTTGTTCGGCTGCTTTTTGCCGCTCGGTTTCTACAGTTAGTAGTTGAGCAAGGCGATGCCGTTTGTGCTTGAACTGGTGAGTTTTTTCTAATCTGCCAGTCCCCTTCAGCAGTCGCAGTTCAAACAATTCCCGTTTCACGGCAATAATATTTTCCGCTAATTCGGTATCGCTTAATTGTCTGACTTCTTCTATCTTCGGCAGAGGCATAATTTTTTCGACTCAGTAACTTTGAATTCTGGAACTGAAAACTGAGAATTCCTGGATTTAAAGGTACTCGTCTTCACGAGTAATAAACTTAGTTTTAATTGGTAGCTTTTGCGCTGCTAAACGCATTGCTTCGCGGGCTACTTCTTCAGGAACTCCAGCAATTTCAAACATAATTCGTCCGGGCTTTACTACGGCTACCCAATATTCGGGAGAACCTTTACCGGAACCCATCCGGGTTTCAGCAGGGCGCATAGTGACTGGTTTGTCTGGGAAAACGCGAATCCAAATTTTCCCACCGCGACGAATATAACGAGTCATGGCTCGACGTGCGGCTTCGATTTGGCGAGAGGTAATCCAACTTGGTTCGGTAGCTTGTAAGGCGAAGTCACCAAAGTTGATTGTGCTACCTCGATGTGCTAGCCCTCTCATCCGTCCGCGTTGTTGTTTGCGGAATTTAGTTCTTCTGGGACTTAACATGATTTGTCGTTTGTTGTTTGTTGTACGAGAAGAAGCTGCTTGGCGTGCTTCTACATTGGTTGTGAAAGATTACCGCTTCACGAACAAATCATCAAAATATGACTATTCAGAACGGTCTTCAAACTGCTGACGACGGCGTTGACGACGGGGAGTTGGTGTTTGGGGTGGAGGTGGTAATTCTTCTTGACCGGGAATAATTTCCCCTTTGAAAATCCAAACTTTCACTCCCAAGATTCCGTAAATGGTTCGGGCGGTGCGATAAGCGTAGTCAATATCGGCGCGTAAGGTGTGTAAAGGTACTCGACCTTCGCGAGTCCACTCTGTACGAGCAATTTCTGCTCCGTTTAAACGACCGCTAACTTGAACTTTGATTCCTTGTACTTCGGCTTTTTGAGCGCGTTGAATTGCTTGACGCACGACTCTCCGGAAGGAAACCCGCCTTTCTAGCTGTTGGGCGATATATTCAGCAATTAAGGCTGCATCAGCATCTACTCTGGCTACTTCGATAACGTTGATTCGGATTTGGCGAGAACCTCCTAAAAGTTCTTGTAAGCCAGTCCGTAGAGATTCAATGCCGCTACCTCCACGCCCAACGACTACACCTGGTCGAGCGGTATAAATTTCTAGGTCAATTTGATCGGCTTTGCGTTCAATTCTGACTTGAGAAATTCCGGCGTTATTTAGGTTTCTATCGACGTACTGCCGAATTTGGTGGTCTTCTTGTAAGAGTTCCGGATAGCGTTTGGTGTCGGCATACCAACGAGATAAATGTTCTTTGGTGATGCCAAGCCGAAACCCGATTGGATGAATTTTCTGTCCCATAAACTTTTTTATTCTTCCTCTGCTTCGGGAGCAACTGCGACGGTGATATGACAGGTGGGTTTGCGAATTTGATATGCCCGACCTTGCGCCCTAGCACGATAGCGTCTTAAACTGGGTCCTCGATCTGCAAAAGCTTTACTAACTACCAATGTAGTTGGCTCTAGCCCTTCGTTATGCTCGGCGTTTGCCACAGCAGAACGCAATACTTTCAGGATTGGTTCACAAGCTCGATAGGGCATGAATTCTAAGAGAATTAATGCTTCCCGATAGGAACGACCGCGAATTTGATCGAGAACTCGTCTGACTTTGTCTGGTGACATCCGCACGTAGCGGGCGATCGCTTTTACTTCTGCTGTAGTATCTATTACCATTGTTTTCTCCTGTTCGTGTCAGAGCGTCATTTGGGTTTGGTAATGAGCGCTTGACGAGCAAGCTGCGATCGCCGCTTAGCGCCGACCTGCTTTTTTATCGCTTTTTGCGTGTCCGCGAAAGGTTCGCGTGGGGGCAAATTCCCCTAGTTTGTGTCCGACCATTTGTTCGCTGATGAAAATTGGTACGTGCTGGCGACCGTTGTGTACCGCGATCGTATGACCGATCATCTGGGGCAAAATGGTTGATGCTCTTGACCAAGTTTTAATTACTTGTTTTTCACCTTTGGCGTTGAGCTTTTCAATTTTTGACAGCAAGCTGTCGGCAATAAACGGACCTTTTTTTAAGGAACGACTCATATTTTCTACTCGAAATCAATACAATTAGCACGTAACTAAGCATGAAGTATTTTTGATTGAAAAACACTTTGTCTTTACTGCATATATTCTTTACTTTGTCAAGAATTAGCTAGTTTATTTTTTACTTCAAGCTTCAGTTTGCTTAACCTCTACCCTTACCTCTGCTGCGACGACGCTCGATTAAGGCATCGCTGCGTTTCTTCGACTTACGGGTTTTTGCACCCAAAGTCGGTTTACCCCAAGGTGTTACCGGACTACTTCTACCAATGGGAGCGCGTCCTTCACCACCACCATGAGGGTGATCGACTGGGTTCATCGCACTTCCCCTTACTTGAGGTCTGCGTCCCAAATGTCTTGTTTTACCTGCTTTTCCTAAACTGATGTTTCGGTCATCAACATTGCCTACTTGTCCAATCGTGGCGTAGCATTCTTTCCGAACTTTACGCACTTCTTTAGAAGGCAATTTGAGCGTGACGTAATCTCCTTCTTTGGCTACCACTTGAGCCGCAGTACCAGCCGCACGCACAATCTGTCCGCCTCGTCCAGCAACTAGCTCGATATTGTGAACGTCAGTACCTAAAGGAATCTTACTCAAAGGCAAAGCATTGCCAATTTCAAAAGGAGATTCTTCTCCAGCCACAACTGTTGCACCAACCTGCAATTTTGCCGGACAGATAATATATCTTTTTTCCCCATCTTCATAAAAGAGGAGAGCAATTCTTGCATTCCGGTTGGGATCGTACTCGATCGCGGCTACTTTTGCGGGAATATTATGCTTATCCCGACGAAAATCTATCTGACGATAGAGGCGCTTATGTCCGCCACCCCTACGTCTACTGGTAATTACACCC
It includes:
- the rpsE gene encoding 30S ribosomal protein S5; translation: MAKRRKSSRAKEKETNWQERVIQIRRVSKVVKGGKKLSFRAIVVVGNEKGQVGVGVGKASDVIGAVRKGVADGKKQLIDIALTKANSISHPTSGVSGGAKVMMRPAAPGTGVIAGGAVRTVLELAGVQNILAKQLGSNNPLNNARAAIDALESIRTFSEVAEERGVSVEKLYA
- the rpsH gene encoding 30S ribosomal protein S8; amino-acid sequence: MASNDTISDMLTRIRNACLVRHLTTEVASTKMTRSIAQVLKDEGFISDFEEVGEGIKKNLVIYLKYKGNNRQPIIKKLKRISKPGLRVYSNRKELPRVLGGIGIAIISTSSGIMTDREARRKGIGGEVLCYVW
- a CDS encoding adenylate kinase — translated: MTRLIFLGAPGAGKGTQAGRLASSLEIPHISTGEILRNAIKENTLLGQKAQKYVDAGELVPDELILDLIRERLSQSDAREGWILDGFPRNVTQAEFLLQLLAGLGQKYDWVLNLEVPDEVLVERLLKRGRLDDTEETIRRRLDVYREQTEPLIDFYRQRQLLQSIDGDRHPEQVTESLLEAIAS
- the rplE gene encoding 50S ribosomal protein L5, whose protein sequence is MTQKLKQTYQEIIVPKLKEEFGYTNIHQVPKVVKVTVNRGLGEAHQNAKALESSLSELATITGQKPVVTRAKKAIAGFKIRKGMPVGVMVTLRSDRMYAFLDRLINLALPRIRDFRGVSPKSFDGHGNYSLGIREQLIFPEIDYDSIDQIRGMDVSIITTANTDEEGRALLKEMGMPFRGS
- the rplR gene encoding 50S ribosomal protein L18, whose amino-acid sequence is MKLTRKELVQRRHRRLRKKVNGTSERPRLSVFRSNQHIYAQVIDDTKQHTLAAASTLDTELRAQLESAATCEASSAVGKLVAERSLSQGIKKVVFDRGGNIYHGRVKALAEAAREAGLDF
- the secY gene encoding preprotein translocase subunit SecY; the encoded protein is MVVSREKTPTAQETFMQMAQAAGLRGRLLVTVGLIILVRFGVFIPVPGIDRTRFAEQLQNSPITGLLDIFTGGGLSALGIFALGILPYINASIIMQLLTAAIPALENLQKNEGEAGRRKISQITRYVALGWAIIQSTAITVGLLRPFAVNPGLWFVIETVLALTAGSMFVMWISELITERGIGNGASLLIFVNIAAVLPRTLGQTIEFAQQGGRETVAQVVILLLVFLVMIVGIVFVQEGTRRIPIISARRQVGRRLYRERTAYLPLRLNQGGVMPIIFASAVLIIPSSLARFISPEESTGFLAGVNRVLVGVANALRPGDWPYLVTYLLLILFFSYFYASLIVNPVDMSQNLKKMGSSIPGIRPGKATSEYLEGVLNRLTFLGAIFLGIVATVPTAVESATNVATFRGFGATSLLILVGVAIDTAKQIQTYVISQRYEGMVKQ
- the rplO gene encoding 50S ribosomal protein L15; protein product: MRLNNIGPKEGSKQRPRRVGRGISAGQGASCGKGMRGQKSRSGTGTKPGFEGGQMPLYRRIPKLKHFTVVNKRRYTTINVSKLASLPANTEVTLASLMERGIVTSNDGPLKILGDGELNVPLQVKAAAFTAGARKKIEAAGGSCEAIA
- the rplN gene encoding 50S ribosomal protein L14; protein product: MIQQESYLNVADNSGARKIMCLRVLGSSNRRYGGIGDVIIAVVKDAIPNMGVKKSDVVRAVIVRTRQSLRRESGMSIRFDDNAAVIINADGNPRGTRVFGPVARELRDKNFTKIVSLAPEVI
- the rpmJ gene encoding 50S ribosomal protein L36 is translated as MKVRASVKKICEKCRVIRRRGRVMVICENPKHKQRQG
- the rplF gene encoding 50S ribosomal protein L6, with amino-acid sequence MSRIGKRPIEIPDQVSVEIDGQKVAVKGPKGQLERVLPPQVKVEQEDKTLRVLRRDDSRVARQRHGLSRTLVNNMVEGVSKGFEKRLQIQGVGYRAQAQGKKLILTVGYSHPVEIEMPEGVSVAVEKNTEVIVTGFNKEVVGNVAAKIRGVRPPEPYKGKGIRYAGEMVRRKAGKAGKK
- the rplX gene encoding 50S ribosomal protein L24 produces the protein MATKKKQQPKRYKMHVKTGDRVQVIAGRDKGKVGIIKRAIPKTSKVVVEGVNVKTKHVKPRQEGETGQIITFEAPIHSSNVMLYSDKEGVASRISYTFTEDGRKVRMLKKTGEIID
- the rpmC gene encoding 50S ribosomal protein L29, which encodes MPLPKIEEVRQLSDTELAENIIAVKRELFELRLLKGTGRLEKTHQFKHKRHRLAQLLTVETERQKAAEQESSAKSTTTQESPASTAPEEE
- the rpsM gene encoding 30S ribosomal protein S13 codes for the protein MARISGVDLPRDKRVEIGLTYIYGIGLSRSQEILENTSINPDTRVRDLTDEEVATLRSHIESKYQVEGDLRRWESMNIKRLVDIGTYRGRRHRSGLPVRGQRTRTNARTRRGRRLTVAGKKKAAAKK
- the infA gene encoding translation initiation factor IF-1, which codes for MAKQDLIEMEGTVTESLPNAMFRVELDNEHKVLAHISGKIRRNYIKILPGDRVKVELTPYDLSKGRITYRLRKK
- the rpsK gene encoding 30S ribosomal protein S11, with the translated sequence MARPTKKSGAKKQKRNVPNGVAHITSTFNNTIVTISDTRGDVISWASSGSSGFKGAKKGTPFAAQTAADSAARRAIEQGMRQVEVMVSGPGAGRETAIRALQAAGLEITLIRDVTPIPHNGCRPPKRRRV
- the rpsQ gene encoding 30S ribosomal protein S17; protein product: MPAKERVGFVVSDKMNKTVVVAIENRSPHPKYGKIVVNTKRYKAHDEENKCREGDRVRIRETRPLSRTKRWTVTEIISSSSQT
- a CDS encoding DNA-directed RNA polymerase subunit alpha yields the protein MNKGGHSVGFQIECVESKTNKNQSQYSKFVLEPLDRGQGTTVGNALRRVLLSNLDGAAVTAVRIAGVSHEFATIKGVREDVLEILLNMKEIVFKSYSSTPQIGRLVATGPGTVTAAQFDLPSEIEVVDQNQYVATLSEDAKLEMEFRIEKGQGYRAIDRGRDETTSLDFLQIDAVFMPVTKVNYSVEDTLADGSLAKDRLTLEIWTNGSLKPDEALSQAAGIVVDLFNPIKDLNIQELDEEDDDKDNEARQIPIEELQLSVRAYNCLKRAQINSVADLLDYSQEDLLEIKNFGQKSAEEVIEALQRHMGITLPQEKSKAG